The uncultured Methanomethylovorans sp. genome contains a region encoding:
- the nrdD gene encoding anaerobic ribonucleoside-triphosphate reductase: MTEMSCGGNVDRLDFKDPVELIDDVLFKKSWLLAENSNTRTSPSLIDLHIASQVKKRYALDKLYSKDVTAAHLEGLIHIHDLHSPFMPYCNGIDGRIILMDGLKFPDTRSLPAKRLDSALFHVMSFMMHSQQFFAGAQAVDMLNWLLAPHLYFERMDESTVYQVLQSFMFQMNQSNRIGAQSAFTNIGLRLKCPPALKDEGVIYGGKTLDSTYAEFEDEARQIYSAFMRVSADGDSTGTPFTFPLITTAITKDHDFNDPLWLETMQAASSTGAPYFLNLSAPYMEEDTVHAMCCRLLSRHAGGIWTAGGMGTGSNKVITINLPGMALRSSDEDDFIVQLDTALDVGRQALLEGQEIIRRSLCEWGLLPWLLNKTNDGVSYFDFEKRHLTFGVVGMNECLLNLTGEGIDKKTEEGIKIIAHILKRIEEFSREDGIEYTLEQTPAESTAHRLAMIDRKNFGEKAKVQGSEGAYYYTNSTHLPYHASISLIDRINIESEFHPYFIGGTICHIWMGESFPDPAGLNEFVRKLAGTKLAYFCFSPDFSICAKGHTSRGVNQICSLCSSPVTDHISRVTGYYGHVNQWNPGKKAEYAQRHRYRIHC, encoded by the coding sequence ATGACAGAAATGTCATGTGGGGGTAATGTAGACAGACTTGACTTTAAGGACCCTGTGGAGCTCATAGACGATGTCCTATTCAAAAAGAGCTGGCTTCTAGCCGAGAACTCTAACACCAGGACCAGCCCTTCGCTGATAGACTTGCATATAGCATCCCAGGTAAAGAAGCGGTATGCTTTGGATAAACTTTACTCTAAGGATGTGACAGCAGCACATTTGGAAGGTCTGATACATATTCATGACCTGCATAGCCCTTTCATGCCTTACTGTAATGGCATAGACGGACGTATCATTCTCATGGATGGTCTGAAGTTCCCTGACACGCGCAGCCTGCCTGCCAAAAGACTGGACTCTGCCCTCTTTCATGTAATGTCGTTCATGATGCATTCTCAGCAGTTCTTTGCAGGGGCTCAGGCAGTAGATATGCTCAATTGGTTGCTGGCTCCTCATCTGTATTTTGAGAGAATGGACGAGTCCACAGTTTACCAGGTACTTCAGAGTTTCATGTTCCAGATGAACCAGTCCAATCGGATAGGCGCACAAAGTGCTTTTACCAACATAGGCCTGAGATTGAAATGCCCTCCTGCATTGAAGGATGAGGGAGTGATATACGGAGGTAAAACACTAGATTCAACATATGCCGAATTTGAAGATGAGGCAAGACAAATATACAGTGCTTTCATGCGGGTTTCGGCAGATGGTGATTCCACCGGTACCCCTTTCACGTTTCCTCTCATCACTACAGCCATTACCAAAGACCACGATTTCAATGATCCTCTCTGGCTGGAAACCATGCAGGCTGCTTCATCTACAGGTGCACCTTATTTCCTTAACCTTTCAGCTCCTTACATGGAAGAAGATACAGTGCATGCCATGTGTTGCAGATTGCTGAGTCGGCATGCAGGTGGTATATGGACTGCTGGTGGCATGGGGACAGGCTCCAATAAGGTAATAACCATAAACTTGCCGGGGATGGCTCTCAGATCATCTGATGAGGACGATTTCATTGTGCAGCTGGATACTGCACTTGATGTGGGGCGTCAGGCATTGCTTGAAGGGCAGGAGATCATCAGAAGATCTCTTTGTGAATGGGGACTCTTGCCCTGGTTGCTCAATAAGACCAACGATGGTGTATCATATTTTGACTTTGAGAAACGCCATCTTACATTTGGTGTGGTTGGCATGAATGAATGTCTGTTGAACCTGACGGGAGAAGGTATTGATAAAAAAACGGAGGAAGGTATCAAAATAATTGCTCATATACTTAAGAGGATAGAGGAGTTCTCTCGCGAGGACGGCATAGAGTATACTCTCGAGCAGACTCCTGCAGAAAGTACTGCACACAGGCTTGCCATGATCGACAGAAAGAACTTCGGGGAAAAAGCTAAAGTGCAGGGTAGTGAAGGAGCATACTATTACACAAATTCCACTCACTTGCCTTACCATGCAAGTATATCTCTCATTGACAGGATCAACATCGAGTCAGAGTTTCATCCATACTTTATAGGTGGTACCATTTGCCATATATGGATGGGGGAGAGTTTTCCTGATCCTGCTGGCCTCAATGAATTTGTTCGGAAACTGGCAGGAACAAAGCTTGCTTATTTCTGTTTCTCTCCTGATTTCTCGATATGTGCTAAGGGGCATACTTCCAGGGGGGTAAATCAAATATGTTCACTGTGCTCAAGTCCGGTTACCGATCATATATCCAGAGTAACTGGTTACTATGGTCATGTGAACCAGTGGAATCCCGGAAAAAAAGCGGAGTATGCTCAGAGGCACAGATATAGGATTCATTGTTAG
- a CDS encoding polymer-forming cytoskeletal protein: MNTEFIKYHPGSNTYIIQRKAYFEDSVLLKGNLIVGAGCNFWEELRVEGNLELGKNSLVKGHVQAHNALIGPHCEIMGDVQVEKDLTLMDDVKIEGSATCGGQMLVRPGCSMGFAKAEKLLELVGKVSIKDVEAGTKVIVRSE; encoded by the coding sequence ATGAATACAGAATTTATCAAGTATCACCCCGGTTCTAATACCTACATCATTCAGAGAAAAGCATACTTTGAGGATAGCGTTCTCCTCAAAGGTAATCTGATAGTTGGCGCAGGATGTAATTTCTGGGAGGAATTGAGAGTTGAGGGAAATCTTGAACTAGGGAAGAACTCCTTGGTCAAAGGTCATGTGCAGGCGCATAATGCCCTTATTGGTCCACATTGTGAGATAATGGGTGACGTACAGGTGGAAAAGGACCTTACACTAATGGATGATGTAAAGATAGAAGGTTCTGCTACATGCGGCGGGCAGATGCTTGTACGTCCAGGCTGTTCCATGGGTTTTGCAAAAGCTGAAAAACTGCTGGAACTAGTGGGCAAGGTCAGCATAAAAGACGTAGAGGCTGGAACGAAAGTAATCGTACGTTCCGAATGA
- a CDS encoding ABC transporter ATP-binding protein, whose protein sequence is MGKVEIKNITRAFRKEGSSETLALDNVSMDINDKEFICFVGPSGCGKTTLLRIIAGLDAPDSGEIILDGVKVSIPDSKRGMVFQEYSLFPWRTVTENITFGPEMKGVPRKQAIKETEKYLELVNLTQFKDSFPYELSGGMRQRVAIARALANEPEVLLMDEPFGALDAQTRNSLQHQLLDIWNKKHITILFVTHSVDEAVFLADRIVVMTARPGKIKEIIKVDITRPRIRTSPEANKLRTSVLKLLSEERKERID, encoded by the coding sequence ATGGGAAAAGTGGAAATAAAGAATATAACCCGCGCTTTTAGAAAAGAAGGCTCATCTGAAACCCTTGCATTAGATAATGTGAGTATGGATATAAATGACAAGGAATTCATATGTTTTGTAGGTCCTTCCGGATGCGGCAAGACAACGCTCCTACGTATCATTGCTGGACTTGATGCTCCCGATTCAGGAGAAATAATACTGGATGGAGTAAAAGTATCAATACCTGATTCAAAAAGAGGGATGGTGTTTCAGGAGTATTCACTTTTCCCTTGGAGAACTGTAACTGAGAACATCACTTTCGGCCCAGAGATGAAAGGTGTTCCCAGAAAACAAGCAATAAAAGAAACCGAAAAATACCTTGAATTGGTAAATCTTACACAATTTAAAGACAGTTTCCCGTATGAACTCTCTGGAGGCATGAGACAAAGAGTTGCTATTGCCCGCGCACTTGCAAATGAACCGGAAGTATTGCTTATGGATGAACCCTTCGGTGCACTGGATGCGCAGACCCGGAATTCATTACAGCATCAACTTCTTGATATATGGAATAAGAAACACATAACCATCCTGTTCGTTACTCACAGTGTAGATGAGGCCGTATTCTTGGCTGACAGGATAGTAGTTATGACCGCACGCCCCGGAAAAATAAAGGAAATCATAAAAGTAGATATCACACGTCCGAGAATAAGGACAAGCCCTGAAGCCAACAAACTGAGGACTTCCGTATTGAAATTGCTCTCCGAAGAGAGAAAAGAGAGAATAGATTAA
- a CDS encoding ABC transporter permease gives MMNKIINLAKGRAVEIISIISALLLWQLIADIIVHNKFFLPSVFDVVSAAITVVQRPSVLEIGSLAIKMPVVFVDLLHSLLHFSIGMVAALIIGIPIGMVMGWFTTLNKALDPIIEMLRPIPPLAWIPFAIIWLGLTPVSAGFLIFMGAVFPIIINTFTGLKNVSRIYVEAARVLGCMQDRDLIRYVALPSALPSIAAGIRIAIGVGWMCLVAAEMFGVSKYGLGFKIWKYYDLHQMDMVLLYMMILGFVGLLIDKILRYVIDERLLKWQAGVVR, from the coding sequence ATGATGAATAAAATAATAAATTTGGCAAAGGGCAGGGCAGTGGAGATAATATCCATTATCTCTGCCCTTCTGCTGTGGCAACTGATAGCGGACATTATAGTTCATAACAAATTCTTCCTACCAAGTGTTTTTGATGTTGTTTCTGCTGCAATAACAGTTGTTCAGCGCCCTTCTGTTTTAGAAATAGGATCATTGGCAATAAAAATGCCAGTGGTGTTTGTTGACCTCTTACACAGCTTGTTACATTTTTCCATTGGCATGGTAGCTGCTCTGATCATAGGGATACCCATAGGCATGGTGATGGGCTGGTTCACAACATTAAACAAGGCACTTGATCCAATTATAGAAATGTTAAGACCCATACCTCCTCTTGCCTGGATACCTTTTGCTATCATATGGCTGGGCCTTACACCTGTATCCGCAGGTTTTCTTATCTTTATGGGAGCTGTGTTCCCTATTATCATTAACACATTCACAGGCCTTAAGAACGTATCAAGAATATATGTAGAAGCAGCCAGGGTACTCGGGTGCATGCAGGACCGTGATCTTATAAGGTACGTTGCCCTGCCTTCTGCTCTTCCTTCCATAGCTGCGGGTATAAGAATAGCTATCGGTGTTGGTTGGATGTGCCTAGTGGCTGCGGAGATGTTTGGAGTGAGTAAATATGGTTTAGGTTTCAAGATATGGAAATATTATGACCTTCACCAGATGGATATGGTGCTCTTATACATGATGATTCTAGGTTTTGTGGGGCTGCTAATTGACAAAATACTTAGGTATGTTATAGATGAACGTCTACTCAAATGGCAGGCGGGAGTTGTCAGATAA
- a CDS encoding ABC transporter substrate-binding protein translates to MYNKKINRILGAICIITAMMAIALVSGCAETGQKGNLTENVTEIHFGYQPSTHQIAYLTARDKNWWNENLAPLGVLKITENLFPSGAPEMTSMLAGDLDVAYVGAAPFITALGKGLDAKIVAAVQVQGSDLVVRTGVPYENPEDLKGLKIATFPSGTIQDTLLRNWLKTNNIDPDKDVTIKSMTGAEAITAISVGEVDAVFLPHPDPTKIESAGYGRTVLKSGEIMPNHACCVVVVSGDLIRNHPEIVTQIVKTHVKATEYINEHHDEAAQIYVNDQGNATTQESLLPIIQKSIQEWDGTWVADPHLIVNSTVNYANLQYELEYIDKPLTEKDIFDMSFYDSLQK, encoded by the coding sequence ATGTACAACAAAAAAATTAACAGAATTCTAGGAGCCATTTGCATTATTACTGCGATGATGGCTATTGCACTTGTTTCTGGTTGTGCTGAGACAGGACAAAAGGGAAATCTAACAGAAAACGTAACAGAAATACACTTTGGATACCAGCCCAGTACTCATCAGATAGCATATCTGACCGCAAGAGATAAAAACTGGTGGAATGAGAACCTAGCACCTTTGGGTGTATTGAAAATAACAGAGAATCTATTTCCAAGTGGAGCTCCTGAAATGACATCTATGCTTGCAGGAGACCTTGATGTTGCATATGTGGGAGCAGCTCCTTTTATAACTGCCCTAGGTAAAGGCCTTGATGCCAAAATAGTGGCCGCTGTTCAGGTGCAGGGCTCTGATCTCGTGGTGCGCACAGGTGTGCCTTATGAAAATCCTGAGGACCTAAAAGGGCTAAAGATTGCTACATTCCCATCTGGAACTATCCAGGACACACTGTTGAGGAACTGGTTGAAAACAAACAATATTGACCCTGATAAAGATGTCACTATCAAGAGCATGACAGGAGCAGAAGCTATAACAGCTATTAGCGTTGGAGAAGTTGATGCAGTATTCCTTCCACACCCAGACCCAACCAAAATAGAGAGCGCAGGATATGGACGTACAGTTCTTAAATCTGGAGAAATCATGCCCAACCATGCATGCTGTGTAGTTGTGGTCAGCGGAGATCTTATCCGGAACCATCCTGAAATCGTGACACAGATAGTTAAAACACATGTGAAAGCCACAGAGTACATCAATGAACATCATGATGAAGCAGCACAAATTTATGTCAATGATCAGGGTAATGCAACCACTCAAGAGAGTTTATTACCTATTATCCAGAAATCCATACAGGAATGGGATGGTACATGGGTGGCAGATCCACATCTGATCGTGAACTCAACTGTAAATTATGCAAACCTACAGTATGAATTGGAATACATAGACAAACCACTTACGGAAAAAGATATATTTGATATGTCTTTTTATGATTCCTTGCAAAAGTGA
- a CDS encoding helix-turn-helix domain-containing protein: protein MESSDKIVDAILESYDKFQNTFSVMLKEDLNLTAIEFAQEANIPASTLYKIMSGKREPNMKTLRQIVKTIKRLQNSEKGDFIAVIAARPVLDNIRETKKKIGGTLCTIREYSATSIEEAIIAAVKAEREGARALVCAPIVSPTVEKILRIPVATIMPKNSLIEAIERVSKKIS from the coding sequence ATGGAATCATCAGATAAAATAGTTGATGCAATACTGGAATCATATGATAAGTTTCAGAATACATTTTCAGTTATGTTAAAGGAAGATTTAAATCTCACCGCTATCGAGTTCGCACAGGAGGCTAACATACCTGCGAGCACTTTATACAAGATCATGTCAGGCAAAAGGGAACCTAACATGAAAACTTTGAGGCAGATTGTTAAAACCATAAAGAGATTGCAGAATTCTGAAAAAGGGGATTTCATAGCTGTTATTGCTGCAAGACCGGTGCTTGATAATATAAGAGAGACAAAGAAAAAGATCGGTGGGACTCTCTGTACCATTAGGGAATATTCTGCTACCTCCATAGAAGAAGCTATTATTGCAGCTGTTAAAGCAGAACGTGAAGGAGCACGTGCACTTGTGTGTGCACCTATTGTAAGTCCTACTGTGGAAAAAATTCTACGGATACCAGTGGCTACGATTATGCCAAAAAACAGCTTGATAGAAGCTATAGAAAGAGTATCAAAAAAAATAAGTTAA
- a CDS encoding S-layer protein domain-containing protein, with product MMKTRLGFAIYLVLILLAGGAIAAPSISDHSPASDPTSTVGENQDFSVNINETSNVTWYLNNVELETDESVTTASYSNDTAPAGSYEVKVVAENGNGSDEYTWTWTVSNAANETVAITDSNPTDDTPDSTTGDTVEFNITLNQEAAIRWLINSVEMDTDTGVSSSYSNNTAPAGTYNVTAIASNVNGTDQKTWDWTVAEAENETVTITDFNPTDTTPDSTAGETVKFNITLNQKATIRWLIDSVEMDTDTGSSSSYSNNTAPAGEYNVTAIATNDSNSDQQEWTWTVAEAENESLKITDFSPEDNPSSVVDAYQNFTVETNQDADIKWYIDGELDHTNSSVSFAALNVSDKAIGSYNVTAIASNANGTDQQKWTWTVASKTYLSGDRIWDADANQSLDYTWTALSYSGFYYDLDTGEGSETMTIHLDSDSDRSIEEGDLEYETTPITTEFQYNKWGDYQVIGFMAEKYFAGYLDNTEFADANSIISNGILSKVLIDENDKKSVYAGSSLTLENGYALNLVEADVNGNNVYVTLSKDGSQVDETVVKDNGTYIYKAELGDTGDEIPIIAVHFGNIFQGQESSAVFVDAIFQISDDYISIDSGDNYGVMELKTVSDEKITMENADSISLSKGKTASIMGKLKFTVADSSTLRFAPFVDMSEAGTYELRGTVSEDEAFEWTPLNFEGFYYNIDEGIGTEKLEITKLSSRTIDDGDLVYTSTPENVSFQYDNWGNFDVIGFMAEKYFAGYPDNDFTDSLSLVSQGQLSKVLLDESDKTSLTSGTSLTLEEGYALNIEEVDINGKNVHVSLTKDGSEVDDDIIASGETYVYKTELGDVDDVPIIVVHFQDVFQGSESSAVFVDGIFQISDEYVSVGTDDSFNKMDVTSVDESGITMKNQDSISLTKGKEILVMGNISFKVADTSDTVRFYPFVEVKTASSNSLEIQTNEVVTQGTAMKIAVTSRGMAVSNATLTIGSKTIGSTSTTGIVQYTPDTIGNFTINAEKDGYVSGTAKFEVISSQDESRKMTIDITPDEIYAGTNVKFLILKAIGGEAIEGAQITLDGNPIGNTSKDGNITYTLTGIGMHKLTASKSGLIDAELNFEVKELAAKFIFTNLQISPLEVKAGDEATISVNVSNTGTAPGNYTVELKVNGTTVSSQAVTLNNGNSTTLKFVHAEEEPGTYNISVQDLKGSYVVLKKSSAIWYVLGGIILLAAAGVGYLFTAGGWTVEMAKAKINEFIGSIR from the coding sequence ATGATGAAAACCCGTTTAGGTTTTGCAATATATTTAGTATTGATCTTGCTGGCAGGTGGAGCAATTGCCGCCCCAAGCATTTCTGACCACTCCCCAGCTAGCGATCCGACTTCCACAGTTGGTGAGAACCAAGATTTTAGCGTGAACATAAATGAAACATCCAATGTTACATGGTATTTAAATAATGTTGAACTCGAAACCGATGAAAGTGTAACAACTGCTTCTTATTCAAATGATACGGCACCTGCAGGCTCATATGAAGTTAAAGTAGTGGCAGAAAATGGAAATGGAAGCGACGAGTATACCTGGACATGGACAGTTTCAAACGCAGCAAATGAGACTGTTGCAATAACAGACTCCAATCCCACTGACGACACTCCAGACTCTACAACAGGAGATACAGTTGAATTCAACATTACACTCAATCAGGAAGCTGCAATAAGATGGCTTATCAATAGCGTTGAGATGGATACAGATACAGGAGTATCGAGTTCATATTCAAACAACACAGCTCCTGCTGGAACATATAATGTAACAGCTATTGCTTCAAACGTGAATGGTACTGACCAGAAGACCTGGGACTGGACAGTTGCAGAAGCAGAAAATGAGACTGTCACGATAACAGATTTTAACCCCACCGATACTACTCCTGATTCCACAGCAGGAGAAACAGTTAAATTCAATATTACGCTTAACCAAAAAGCTACAATTAGATGGCTTATCGATAGTGTTGAGATGGATACTGACACAGGATCATCAAGTTCATATTCAAACAACACAGCTCCTGCTGGAGAATATAATGTAACAGCTATTGCAACGAATGATAGCAACTCTGATCAGCAGGAATGGACATGGACAGTTGCAGAAGCAGAAAATGAATCACTGAAGATTACAGATTTCAGTCCTGAGGATAATCCTTCCAGTGTAGTGGATGCATACCAGAATTTCACTGTTGAAACGAATCAGGATGCGGATATAAAATGGTACATAGATGGAGAACTGGACCATACAAACTCTTCAGTATCATTTGCAGCACTCAATGTTTCTGATAAGGCCATAGGCTCCTATAATGTAACAGCTATAGCATCAAATGCCAATGGAACCGATCAGCAGAAATGGACCTGGACCGTTGCTTCTAAAACATATTTGAGCGGTGACCGTATCTGGGATGCAGATGCCAATCAATCACTTGATTACACATGGACTGCTCTGAGCTACTCTGGTTTCTACTATGACCTTGATACCGGCGAAGGTTCAGAGACAATGACCATACACCTTGATAGTGATTCTGACCGGTCCATAGAAGAAGGGGACCTGGAATATGAAACCACGCCCATAACCACCGAATTTCAGTACAATAAATGGGGAGACTATCAAGTTATAGGCTTCATGGCTGAGAAATACTTTGCAGGGTACCTTGATAACACTGAATTTGCTGATGCGAACAGTATCATATCAAATGGTATACTTTCTAAGGTGCTTATAGACGAAAATGATAAGAAATCTGTATATGCAGGTTCAAGTCTCACACTGGAAAATGGTTATGCGTTAAATCTTGTAGAAGCTGACGTAAACGGTAACAATGTGTATGTAACCCTTTCTAAAGATGGCTCACAAGTTGATGAAACTGTAGTAAAAGACAATGGAACCTATATATATAAAGCTGAACTGGGAGATACTGGTGATGAGATACCCATCATAGCTGTGCACTTCGGCAACATATTCCAAGGACAAGAAAGCAGTGCCGTTTTTGTTGACGCTATATTCCAGATATCAGACGATTACATAAGCATTGATTCCGGTGATAACTATGGAGTCATGGAACTCAAGACCGTAAGCGACGAAAAAATAACAATGGAAAATGCTGATTCAATTTCCCTCAGCAAGGGCAAAACTGCCAGTATAATGGGTAAATTGAAGTTTACTGTTGCTGATTCCTCTACATTGAGATTTGCACCATTTGTTGACATGTCAGAAGCTGGAACCTATGAGTTAAGAGGTACCGTTTCAGAGGATGAAGCGTTTGAATGGACACCTCTGAACTTCGAGGGCTTTTACTATAACATTGATGAAGGAATTGGTACCGAGAAACTAGAGATAACAAAATTATCTAGTAGAACCATAGATGATGGCGATCTTGTATACACTTCCACTCCCGAAAATGTGAGTTTCCAATATGATAATTGGGGAAACTTCGATGTCATTGGATTTATGGCAGAGAAATACTTTGCAGGATACCCAGACAATGATTTCACAGATTCTCTTAGCTTAGTATCACAAGGCCAGCTATCTAAGGTGCTTCTTGACGAAAGCGATAAAACATCCCTTACATCTGGCACATCCCTAACACTGGAAGAAGGTTATGCTTTAAACATCGAAGAAGTAGACATAAATGGTAAGAACGTTCACGTTAGCCTTACAAAAGATGGTTCTGAGGTAGACGATGACATTATTGCTTCTGGAGAAACATACGTATACAAAACAGAATTGGGCGATGTTGACGATGTACCCATAATAGTTGTCCATTTCCAAGATGTATTCCAGGGATCGGAAAGTAGCGCAGTTTTCGTTGATGGAATCTTCCAGATATCAGATGAATACGTATCAGTCGGAACTGATGATTCCTTTAATAAGATGGATGTAACCAGTGTAGATGAAAGCGGTATTACTATGAAGAACCAGGATTCCATATCTCTTACCAAGGGAAAAGAGATCTTAGTCATGGGAAATATTAGCTTTAAGGTAGCTGATACCAGCGATACGGTCAGGTTTTATCCTTTTGTGGAAGTAAAGACAGCTTCTTCTAACTCACTTGAAATACAGACTAATGAAGTAGTGACTCAGGGCACAGCAATGAAAATTGCTGTTACTTCCAGAGGAATGGCCGTAAGCAATGCGACATTAACAATAGGTAGCAAAACTATTGGCTCCACTTCTACCACTGGTATAGTACAATATACACCAGACACAATTGGTAACTTCACCATCAATGCGGAAAAAGATGGATATGTATCTGGAACTGCTAAGTTTGAGGTAATATCTTCTCAGGATGAGTCAAGGAAAATGACAATAGACATAACTCCTGATGAAATTTATGCAGGAACAAACGTCAAATTCCTCATCCTTAAAGCTATAGGTGGAGAGGCTATTGAAGGTGCACAGATTACTCTTGACGGTAACCCCATAGGTAACACTTCAAAAGATGGAAATATTACCTATACCCTCACAGGAATTGGTATGCACAAGTTGACAGCTTCAAAATCAGGGTTGATTGATGCTGAACTTAACTTTGAGGTAAAGGAACTTGCAGCCAAGTTCATATTCACAAACCTGCAGATATCACCGCTTGAAGTAAAGGCCGGAGATGAAGCAACAATCTCAGTCAATGTATCAAACACTGGCACAGCACCTGGAAACTACACTGTTGAACTGAAGGTCAATGGTACTACAGTAAGTTCTCAGGCAGTGACACTTAACAACGGGAATTCCACTACACTAAAATTCGTTCATGCGGAAGAAGAACCAGGCACATACAACATTTCAGTGCAGGACTTGAAAGGTAGTTATGTGGTATTGAAGAAGTCAAGTGCCATATGGTACGTCCTTGGAGGGATCATCCTGCTAGCCGCAGCAGGGGTTGGCTACTTGTTCACAGCTGGCGGCTGGACAGTGGAAATGGCAAAGGCAAAAATAAACGAATTTATCGGTTCTATCCGATAA
- the thiL gene encoding thiamine-phosphate kinase, with amino-acid sequence MNKYTPVSKLGERPLISLLSDIFHEMPDGTILGAGADDCAVIDINESSYLVVTTDMLHRMTDFPIQMNPWQIGWMSAAVNLSDIAAMGAQPMGILAAFGLPRDTDVAFVEEMARGMRDCARECSTAVIGGDIDTHDELTICGTALGNVPKGQLLKRKGAKVGDKLCVTGYAGSAGAALYALENNIDAPNSILNALFEPMPRIKEAMQLASLGHVTSMMDTSDGIVMSLYDLSKASGVGFRLQEETLPLQPEVEELMSYDRVTLNSMALYTGGDFELIFTVNPQGIEEVLKMGNISVIGEVLPHEKSISIQKSDGTVLQVERKGYEQLKIADNT; translated from the coding sequence ATGAATAAATACACACCAGTTTCAAAGCTTGGGGAAAGACCCCTGATATCCCTGCTTTCTGACATATTCCATGAAATGCCGGATGGTACTATTTTAGGTGCAGGTGCTGATGACTGCGCGGTTATCGATATAAATGAGAGTTCATACTTAGTAGTTACTACGGATATGCTGCATCGCATGACAGATTTTCCCATACAAATGAATCCATGGCAAATTGGTTGGATGTCTGCAGCAGTCAACCTGAGTGATATTGCAGCTATGGGTGCCCAGCCAATGGGTATACTGGCTGCTTTTGGTCTTCCACGAGATACAGATGTTGCTTTTGTGGAAGAGATGGCCAGAGGTATGAGGGACTGTGCCAGAGAATGCAGCACTGCAGTCATAGGTGGAGATATTGATACTCATGATGAACTTACAATCTGCGGCACAGCTCTTGGAAATGTTCCAAAAGGACAGCTGCTTAAAAGAAAGGGAGCAAAAGTAGGTGACAAATTATGTGTGACAGGATATGCTGGCTCCGCAGGCGCTGCACTCTATGCTCTGGAAAATAATATTGATGCACCGAACAGTATTCTAAATGCCTTGTTCGAACCTATGCCACGTATAAAAGAAGCGATGCAACTTGCATCTCTTGGCCATGTGACAAGCATGATGGATACAAGCGATGGTATAGTAATGTCACTTTATGACCTTTCTAAAGCCTCAGGAGTTGGGTTCAGGTTGCAGGAAGAAACATTGCCTTTACAGCCAGAAGTAGAAGAATTAATGTCTTATGACAGGGTAACTCTAAATTCGATGGCCCTTTATACTGGAGGTGATTTTGAACTGATCTTCACTGTGAATCCGCAAGGCATTGAAGAAGTGCTGAAAATGGGCAATATCAGTGTTATCGGAGAGGTCCTGCCTCATGAAAAATCAATCTCCATACAGAAGTCGGATGGTACTGTGTTACAAGTGGAACGAAAAGGCTATGAACAGTTAAAGATAGCAGATAATACATAA
- a CDS encoding DUF4349 domain-containing protein, with amino-acid sequence MCERCRELGDVTSESITGTYVTEEYIDPEARLSNLQKQEKRLTEILNMSKTVEEVLSVKKELERVRGEIDSLTGRLQYLDNRIDYATIDIRIAEPTPITHTWSMRDARSSSVQSFVSTAGAMVILVGYLLPIAIVFSVLIAILLAIRRRLHKK; translated from the coding sequence ATTTGTGAAAGATGTCGAGAATTAGGTGATGTAACATCTGAAAGCATAACAGGCACATATGTGACCGAAGAGTACATAGACCCGGAAGCAAGGCTCAGCAACCTGCAAAAGCAAGAGAAGCGCCTCACTGAAATTCTCAACATGTCCAAAACTGTAGAAGAAGTGCTTAGTGTTAAAAAAGAACTTGAAAGGGTGCGTGGAGAAATAGATAGTCTTACTGGAAGGTTACAGTATCTGGACAATAGGATAGATTATGCCACTATAGATATTAGAATAGCAGAGCCAACACCCATCACACATACTTGGAGCATGAGAGATGCTCGTTCCAGCTCAGTGCAAAGTTTTGTGTCAACAGCCGGAGCAATGGTAATCCTGGTGGGCTATTTGCTCCCTATTGCAATAGTGTTTTCAGTTCTAATAGCTATTTTATTGGCAATAAGACGTAGATTACACAAAAAGTGA